A single region of the Oncorhynchus keta strain PuntledgeMale-10-30-2019 chromosome 4, Oket_V2, whole genome shotgun sequence genome encodes:
- the LOC118382466 gene encoding pinopsin-like: protein MIVSNVSLSCGVSCPWGVSDGKTVVTQGGGSGSLSPTGHLVVAVCLGFIGTFGFLNNLLVLTLFCRYHTLRSPINVLLLSVCVSDLLVCVLGTPFSFAAATQGRWLIGRAGCVWYGFINSCLGIVSLISLAVLSYERCCTMLCRMQADGTDFGTAVAGVCFSWVYALAWTLPPLLGWSSYGPEGPGTTCSVDWRTQTPNNISYIVCLFTFCLLLPFSVIMYSYGKLLSAIKQVSNVSTAVTRRREQRVLVMVVTMVTCYLLCWLPYGVAALLSTFGPRNLLTPEVTIVPSLLAKTSTVINPVIYIYMNRQFYRCFKALLRCSTPDRSSSLKASSPATKTLGNCRNGNGHGVPVVLASVGPPTPTDSANSSLVVADNLPPSPPKIPPPVQTTPPLQIPPRSKPRPLSKSLPRSKPRPLPLPNQD from the exons ATGATAGTGTCTAACGTCAGTCTGAGCTGCGGCGTGAGCTGCCCATGGGGAGTCAGTGACGGTAAAACGGTGGTCACGCAGGGAGGAGGCTCAGGTTCTCTGAGTCCTACGGGACATCTCGTGGTGGCAGTGTGTCTGGGGTTCATAGGTACATTCGGTTTCCTCAACAACCTCCTGGTGTTAACGTTATTCTGCCGGTACCATACGCTGCGCTCGCCCATCAACGTCCTgctgttgagtgtgtgtgtttcggaCCTGCTGGTCTGCGTGCTCGGGACACCGTTCAGCTTCGCTGCTGCCACGCAGGGCAGGTGGCTGATCGGTAGGGCGGGATGCGTCTGGTATGGCTTCATCAACTCCTGTTTGG GTATCGTGTCTCTGATCTCCCTGGCAGTGCTGTCCTATGAGCGTTGCTGTACCATGCTGTGTCGGATGCAGGCGGATGGTACTGACTTCGGTACAGCGGTGGCTGGAGTGTGTTTCTCCTGGGTCTACGCCCTGGCCTGGACACTGCCCCCGCTGCTGGGCTGGAGCAGCTATGGCCCCGAGGGACCAG GAACCACCTGTTCAGTGGACTGGAGGACCCAGACACCCAACAACATCTCCTACATCGTCTGTCTGTTCACCTTCTGTCTGTTACTGCCTTTCTCTGTCATAATGTACAGCTACGGCAAGCTGCTCAGCGCTATCAAACAG GTGAGCAATGTGAGCACGGCGGTAACCCGTCGTCGTGAGCAACGTGTGCTGGTGATGGTGGTAACCATGGTAACGTGTTACCTGTTGTGTTGGCTGCCGTACGGTGTAGCGGCCCTACTGTCGACCTTTGGCCCTCGCAACCTTTTGACCCCTGAGGTCACCATAGTCCCCTCTCTGCTGGCCAAGACATCTACAGTCATCAACCCTGTTATATACATCTATATGaacagacag ttctacAGGTGTTTCAAGGCTTTGCTAAGATGTTCTACTCCTGACCGAAGCTCCAGTTTGAAGGCGTCGTCACCGGCGACCAAAACTCTCGGGAACTGTCGCAATGGAAACGGACACGGCGTGCCGGTTGTTTTGGCGTCAGTAGGCCCTCCCACTCCGACTGACTCGGCCAACAGTTCCTTAGTGGTAGCGGATAACCTGCCACCATCACCTCCCAAAATCCCTCCCCCGGTCCAAACCACGCCCCCTCTCCAAATCCCTCCCCGGTCCAAACCACGCCCCCTCTCCAAATCCCTCCCCCGGTCCAAACCACGCCCGCTGCCACTCCCAAACCAAGACTGA